The Bombyx mori chromosome 14, ASM3026992v2 DNA segment ACAGTGCTGTcaatctgtactaatattataaagagaaaatatttgtttgtttgtttgtattgataggctccgaaactactgaaccgagttgaaaaattcttttactgtttggaagctacactattcccgagtgacataggctatatataatctatttaaaaaaaaattgggatccttaataaaactccaataatgtaacccaaagtgtaaaaaaattacctaaaatattctttaaatcgaGTGCCCTacaaaaattattgatgatagaaaaaaataatgtactacgactttgtagagcacattattatttacaaatagtgtcgcgacagcatatgtctaactattatagttatgccgcaataagtgttattttattttaaaaaataaaacaacgtcaaatatcgttgaaatttttgttaaagacccgagcggagccgacgCGGCTCCGACTGATACTTTCATGGTAGGTTTGTTTGGTGaacaattttcatttatttcgattaatagttatctttgtaattaaaggtccgttttatgaggtattagcatcaacagttcgatatttttaattgaacttcaattaagtttactccattcaaatagccgaaaaacttttttttgttatgatatgttttccaaatattaaactttaaatggctctcctgtaaggTTGCATAAATGTCACATATACATAATAGCCTCTCATccctcaatatatattttttatgttatgcTCTAATAGATTAATCTACctaatgtcttttttttcgtACTGACTTCTATTTTATAGGGCAAAACCCACTAACAAAAAGGGCTTGAACACGTCAGCCGTGTAGTATGAGAACAGATTAAAACAATACATACGGACAATCTCTCTAACTCTATGCTCGGGATCACCCAGGGAGATTATTTGAGTTCGTATGAGTTCCTTCGTCTCTGCGTTCAGCGGGGGCTGGTTCAACTTTTCTAGCAGTTGTTCCGTTGCTAATACAACCTCCTCGGCGACAGATGGCAGCACCGATCTTAGTTctctaaataaaacaataaatataaatttgattcTATGTCGACTAATTTAATACCCCGGTCATCGTtattgtcgaacccgtcgcttgcgacgaagggcagaaagtaacagaaatcgatataattacttcagtgcgccgcgttgGGCACCGGTGGCCTAcgcggcagtcaaagggttaaactACCTACGTAATAAGGTTTAGGTTAAAAGTAAACGAATTGAATAGTGAATTGGTTGCTCGTGAGCTCAACCTAAGCCTTACGTATCATTGGAGGCCTCgtcgatgatgatgaagagcttCTGTTTGAGGGCTTCTTTGTGTCGCGCGGCGGTGTCGGCGTCGCTGGAGCACGCGGGGCTGGCCAGTAGGAGCGCGGCCGCGCACGACATCCGGTACACTTGCACCCCCAGCTCAGAGAACCGGGGCGCGTCTATGGCCGCCGTCTGGAAGCAGCCAGCTCTTTAACCCAATGTCAACAACAGATTTAAACAGCAAAACGATAAAGTTGAGCGTTTGAGCTCGAATTCTGAGaacaaacatttttataatagtttatatgAGATGTACGGACTGTACATAAAAACAACTGAATGTTTGTCAAACctttaaaaaaagataagaaaaaaaataaaaaaaaccaaatcaaTATGtgcatataatataaatttttaacaaaaaataaaatcaacatacatgataaatgttttttacaattttttaagaaataagGAAATCctttttcaacaaaataaaatgagaatattaatttattcaaattcattaaatatgttttattaaggATATCTCAAAAATTAGTGATCTAGATTAAATTCAAAGTGGAATACAGGAGAAGcaccagctttcaaataaaaataattatcaaaactGAATAATCTAGAAAAAAGTACTGAGGTAATACACAAGAAATTGTAGTATACCTGCTGATAGAATTTATCACTTCATTTTTTGAAGACGGTTAtgaaattcattatttacattatccGATTTTCGACCTAACGcgttagtaaataatttgtaattagtaaattaatatttgtgtGTGTGTCAGTGTGCCACACAGACAAATGTCTGGCAATAGGAAGAAAGGCCGTCCTAGAACAACTTGGCGttgctcggtggagcaggagctgggcgtcttgggcatgacgtggaagGAGTCtaaacagactgcccaagacctatgtaaatggaaggattcgatttgagccctacaccccagcagagggaaTAATAGGAATAATaggaaataaagaagaagaaattaatatttgttaCCTCCGGGTACCCTTTACTCGAATCCCACTCCAACAGCTCTAGGTATGCCTTGGCTAAGGTTTGGGCGGTGACGTTCCGGATTATGTTCTGATCAGTGACCGGTATACTGAGATCAGTTTTGTCGATGTGTCGTTTTAACCACTCCCTAGTATTTTGAAGGCCGtctgtaacatttttattactgcaatataatcttaaaactaatttaaagattattacTAAATACATGaaaacaacttggcgtcgctcggtggagcaggagctaggggtcttgggcatgacgtgggaggagctagaacagactgcccaagaccgatgtaaatggaaaaatttcattcgagcagagggtaataggaaagaatgatgatgatgataacatGAAAACAACCATTTATTGGTATGTTAATACAATACGAGGAACCTTCCCAGTAGTGTCACAAACTGACCAAAGTTTCAATTTACCAGGACAAATTGATAATTGTTGTTCATTGAATCTATTGAGAGTAGAgttaaggagaaccgtctctgtgtgtgaaaaagtgtccgttaaaatctgctaaataagggtggcgctacagtagcaaccgggtaaatttaaaaaaaggcgctgaaagttattagacaAAGATAGAGAAATGTAAAAGGACGAAAAAACTGTGAGGTCTTGtttattacactgtcactaactgctctagtcattaaatatattaaatttcctaactcagcatacttcaatcagttaacaactgctcaattcatatcttACCCTGTggctatgctagcgccattctggaggatttttgaactgttatttagtgctgaaagtgggacactttttcaagcttctcctatatgatttttttttaagagattttatgacctggtaactgagacctttaagtcatgtcttattttaatctatattcttaattttatgaaaaatgatattatggagtgaaatgaaatgaaaatgattaatttgagacattaataaataataataatatattaataaataataactaaataataaaattaaatgagatgatatgagatgaaatctaatctcagtaaaatggtggtcatttactaagatttttcagtggactttttggaggatcccgagaagttacgtccagcggctttgtttcattttcccacatttgtgcacttttacagatattaaacggttaataaaccaccattattacacatttaaacccgaagaaacactaaatagacaaaataaaacaaatcacacaacttcactcctcgtgttcccgccaaaaagtctctcccatatgagacggtattccttacctctaccctccatgaTTGAATcgcaaagtttttttaaaaagtcataaactaataattaacatcgttttttttttcgcttacCCTCTGAAACTTTAAGCATTTCATCAAACTTAGCTCGTTCGTACTGGACACTTTCTTTCTGAACGTGAGGTCGGATCATAGTGATCAATGTATTGGCCAGATCTAGCTTCAGTACTTCAAGTGCTTCTAGGATAGCTCGAAAGATCTCTACCTgatgaaaatatttgtatacTATGAATATTATAATCTATTTCTATTATGATAAAAATTGCCTAACAGTAAATTGTTCTGTGtggaaaaaatttaataaatcgtaCATAGTCTAGAAAATAATAGAATTTTAAAGACTAGcatatatttcataaaaatctgcCATATATTGAAGCCTAATGTAAAatacaatgtaaattttaattggtAAGCCAATGAGGAAATTACGAcaaattttgttataatgaaAAATGTGATATTTCTGTGGTCACTAAGTTATGACAAATAACTAATTTTCTAAAGTGTACTGATAagaatccctaagaaaaaataatggcttaattatcaaacttatttcctTATTCGTTTATTTTATCAAGTAACTAAAATAGTAATTTACTGCCTCAATGCATATATTCCCTCAGGCTTAAATAGCAGCTGGCCTACCAAGCtgttaaatgttaaataatagaactgatttcgacctcatctcaaggtggacagcTTGGAtagaaatgaatatttaaaaaatctaatatttcaaaaaaaaaaaagacatgcccgctgagtttcttgccaattcttctcaggacggaggctaattcttgtgaattggcggtggttttttttatgttcaacaagtatgtactttcatttatgttgaataaaacttttttgatttgatttgattcacTGTCCATAATATACACAATATTAAGTAATGTAAATCAACATTTTTGATTGTGGTTTTCATATGAGTTCAGCCATAATGGCTATTTCCAGGTTATTTgcagataataaacaaaaatttaaaacttacaGTATCGGTGAGTGTAGTAATGTTTTGTATCATTTCGTCTCTTGCTGGGGCAGCTAATTTGGCCATGAGGTCTACAACGAAGTTGGCATATTTCTTAAAGTCCAGACTGTTGGTCTCCGCTTGTTGTTTTATGAAGTCTGCATCTATGACCTCCTCAATCATCTCACGGATGCGAGTATGTCTTGGTAATAATATTGAGAAGAGaccctaaaatatttttgtgactTTTGGTGTGCgaatttcttattattatagtatgacTAGTTGATATGATTTCATTTGTCAATATAAACTATGCAGTAAATTACATAACACATTATACGCATTaggtaattttaataaataatttaacaaaaaaatgaaaaaaaattatgcacaaTTTATTAGAATTGAGGGCAAAGGTAgggaaaatatgattttattctaTCTAAAGACTAATAAAGACAAGAACAATGCTTCAAATTTTAGTTACTACTTTCAATTACCTCCAATATTATGAAAGTTTTTAAATCCTCTAGTACTTACATTGGTTACTAGACTTAAATTAATGTACTTAAAGAAAATCTTAGTTTAATGGCATCACACTCAGGATAAAATCATAATTACCTGTTTGACGTCTTCAAGTAATATTAAGGCTTGTTTGTATTCAGGAGGATTGGAATTTAGCTGTTCTCTCAAAATGTCAAAGTACGCTCTGTGCATTGTTTCTTTCACCAATTTTTGGTAACTATAACAATTTTAGctgttatacatatttattttaaatttatgaagtAGTAGTGGTTTATTGAAAGCCATTAATACAATCAATTGGTTGCTTATGCAAATAATATGCATTTTTGTAAgtaaatacagtcaaaaccgtttagtgcgacatcgtttaatacaacatgccggttataataaccaagaacaaaggtcccagctgaatgccatatgaccgccttattaaaaatattgctttctacgacattggtaataacaacatacctcataaaaagaccacatttaactaatatttcggagaattagatctgttagaacgaccggctaagctgtattgtaaacaatttgaataggtatccacatttgtcttcaatggcttttaaaatcaggaaagaaaacaataggatttagttcaGTGTAGGGtctttctaattcttagaaacaaaacacgtgcatgcggtagtc contains these protein-coding regions:
- the LOC101737239 gene encoding T-complex protein 11-like protein 1; this encodes MSERENPTSSGSKDQNEANRTSSQPVPMASSNSSYFSGEPIHFRVRGSTITGASPPQFVTLEDIMKAAHGMQNMALAHEIAVDNDFKLEPFDPPDNSYQKLVKETMHRAYFDILREQLNSNPPEYKQALILLEDVKQGLFSILLPRHTRIREMIEEVIDADFIKQQAETNSLDFKKYANFVVDLMAKLAAPARDEMIQNITTLTDTVEIFRAILEALEVLKLDLANTLITMIRPHVQKESVQYERAKFDEMLKVSEDGLQNTREWLKRHIDKTDLSIPVTDQNIIRNVTAQTLAKAYLELLEWDSSKGYPETAAIDAPRFSELGVQVYRMSCAAALLLASPACSSDADTAARHKEALKQKLFIIIDEASNDTELRSVLPSVAEEVVLATEQLLEKLNQPPLNAETKELIRTQIISLGDPEHRVREIVRQRVLEFLKVILVCGGGSRQIPVGLSVLSRELTDVSGTLLRYVMHNKAVFTQHYLDIVAEELSRN